A genomic stretch from Streptomyces venezuelae ATCC 10712 includes:
- a CDS encoding ABC transporter permease, which produces MTAPDDTGAGGRPVRAPAARRLIEHRLFWPAAVLAALLVGNVVFTHDFLAVRVQNGHLYGSLIDVLQFGAPLILVSLGMTLVIATRGIDLSVGSTVAIAGALACEHIATAKDPGSVSTVLSAIAVAVGVAAGIGLLNGFLVARLGVQPIVATLVLMVAGRGVAQLITDGQIISVSSSAYKMIGGGYWLTLPFAVLLAAVLVAVTSLVTRRTALGLLIESVGGNPVASRLVGIRAAGLLVMVYVVSAVCAAVAGLMISSNVSSADGNNAGLWIELDAILAVVIGGTALTGGRFSLGGTVLGALTIQTLSTTIYTLGVPPETTLVFKALVVIVVCLVQSPAFRARLSRRRRTAAPDPASAADDLTARRQEVHP; this is translated from the coding sequence ATGACCGCACCTGACGACACCGGCGCCGGGGGGCGTCCGGTCCGCGCCCCCGCCGCCCGGCGGCTGATCGAGCACCGCCTGTTCTGGCCCGCCGCGGTGCTGGCCGCCCTGCTGGTGGGGAACGTCGTGTTCACCCATGACTTCCTCGCCGTCCGCGTCCAGAACGGACACCTGTACGGCAGCCTGATCGACGTCCTGCAGTTCGGTGCCCCCCTGATCCTGGTGTCGCTCGGCATGACGCTGGTGATCGCCACCCGGGGCATCGATCTCTCGGTCGGCTCGACGGTCGCCATCGCGGGCGCCCTCGCGTGCGAGCACATCGCCACCGCGAAGGACCCGGGAAGCGTGTCCACCGTCCTTTCGGCGATCGCGGTGGCGGTCGGCGTGGCCGCCGGGATCGGACTGCTGAACGGTTTCCTCGTCGCCCGGCTCGGCGTCCAGCCCATCGTCGCCACGCTGGTCCTCATGGTCGCCGGGCGCGGCGTGGCCCAGCTGATCACCGACGGCCAGATCATCAGCGTCTCCAGCAGCGCCTACAAGATGATCGGCGGCGGCTACTGGCTCACCCTCCCCTTCGCCGTCCTCCTCGCCGCGGTCCTCGTCGCCGTCACCTCCCTCGTCACCCGGCGGACCGCGCTCGGGCTGCTCATCGAATCGGTGGGCGGCAACCCGGTCGCCAGCCGACTCGTCGGCATCCGGGCAGCCGGCCTCCTGGTCATGGTCTACGTCGTCAGCGCCGTCTGCGCCGCGGTGGCCGGCCTGATGATCAGCTCCAACGTGTCCAGCGCCGACGGCAACAACGCCGGCCTGTGGATCGAACTGGACGCGATCCTCGCCGTCGTCATCGGCGGCACCGCCCTGACGGGCGGACGCTTCTCCCTCGGCGGGACGGTCCTGGGCGCGCTGACCATCCAGACCCTCTCGACCACGATCTACACCCTCGGCGTACCGCCCGAGACCACCCTCGTCTTCAAGGCCCTGGTCGTCATCGTCGTGTGTCTCGTCCAGTCGCCCGCGTTCCGCGCGCGACTCTCACGCCGTCGCCGAACGGCCGCCCCGGACCCGGCATCCGCGGCCGACGACCTGACGGCCCGCCGGCAGGAGGTCCACCCGTGA
- the yjfF gene encoding galactofuranose ABC transporter, permease protein YjfF gives MSTTLTKPLHRFSARHAARLPLMVTATLLVAMFSIGSVQYEGFFSAQVLLNVLIDNSFLLVVAIGMTFVVLTGGIDLSVGSMVALSTMLTAWLVEQNGLPLALAVPVVLLVGAGGGALMGWVIHAFEIQPFIVTLAGMFLARGLCYMISTKSISVTDPTTTRIAQTRVLLPGGLFVSPAVIIALVVLAVAFVVLHHTRFGRTVYALGGNESSARLMGLPVGRTKVAVYAVSGLCSALGGLLLTFYMLSGNALHAVGMELDAIAAAVIGGTLLTGGSGFVLGTALGVTVLGLIQTIISFQGTLSSWWTRIVIGGLLFVFILLQRLFAGSRQAE, from the coding sequence GTGAGCACCACCCTCACCAAGCCGCTCCACCGCTTCTCGGCACGGCACGCCGCCCGCCTGCCGCTCATGGTGACGGCCACGCTGCTCGTCGCGATGTTCTCGATCGGCTCCGTGCAGTACGAAGGCTTCTTCTCCGCGCAGGTCCTGCTCAACGTCCTGATCGACAACAGCTTCCTGCTCGTCGTCGCGATCGGCATGACGTTCGTCGTCCTCACCGGCGGGATCGACCTGTCGGTCGGCTCGATGGTGGCCCTGTCGACCATGCTGACGGCCTGGCTCGTCGAACAGAACGGCCTGCCGCTCGCGCTGGCGGTGCCGGTGGTCCTGCTGGTGGGGGCGGGGGGCGGCGCCCTCATGGGCTGGGTGATCCACGCCTTCGAGATCCAGCCCTTCATCGTCACCCTCGCGGGCATGTTCCTCGCCCGCGGCCTCTGCTACATGATCAGCACCAAGTCCATCTCCGTCACCGACCCCACGACCACGCGGATCGCCCAGACGCGGGTGCTCCTGCCCGGGGGCCTGTTCGTCTCACCCGCCGTGATCATCGCCCTGGTCGTGCTGGCAGTCGCCTTCGTCGTCCTCCACCACACCCGCTTCGGCCGCACCGTCTACGCCCTGGGCGGCAACGAGTCCTCCGCCCGTCTCATGGGCCTGCCCGTGGGGCGCACCAAGGTCGCGGTGTACGCCGTGAGCGGCCTGTGCTCCGCCCTCGGCGGTCTGCTGCTGACCTTCTACATGCTGTCCGGCAACGCCCTGCACGCCGTCGGAATGGAACTCGACGCCATCGCCGCCGCCGTGATCGGCGGGACGCTGCTGACCGGTGGCTCCGGTTTCGTCCTGGGAACCGCCCTGGGCGTGACGGTCCTCGGCCTCATCCAGACCATCATCAGCTTCCAGGGCACGCTCAGTTCGTGGTGGACCCGCATCGTCATCGGCGGTCTGCTGTTCGTCTTCATCCTCCTCCAACGCCTCTTCGCAGGATCGCGCCAGGCGGAATAG
- a CDS encoding aldose epimerase family protein: MNPAPSTFTGVPPVCRPDPHAGQRWTFGFPGGLTAEVHTRGARLHGLWVPDRNGTPADVVLAPHDPARAADTARYFGSTVGRYANRIAHGRFSLDGKPYQLTTQENGHCLHGGTDGFDTRLWEAESVHTREWTGVLLRLRSPDGDQGFPGNLDVTVSVLIGRDDELAFTYRAVTDAATLVNLTNHAYFNLDGEGAGDILGHELAVHASHYTPVDDDLLPRGDHRPVAGAAFDLRRPLRIADALARPGADGGYDHNFVLSPQGDDTLRRAAVLHAPSTGRRMEVLTTEPGLQVYTAGQFDGTVLGKSGTPYRAGAGIALETQHFPDSPNRPGDPSTVLRPGEEYRSRTVLRFGTGG, encoded by the coding sequence ATGAACCCAGCACCGTCCACCTTCACCGGGGTCCCCCCGGTCTGCCGCCCCGACCCGCACGCCGGACAGCGATGGACCTTCGGCTTCCCCGGCGGACTCACGGCGGAGGTGCACACCCGCGGCGCCCGCCTCCACGGCCTGTGGGTGCCGGACCGGAACGGCACCCCGGCCGACGTCGTCCTCGCTCCCCACGACCCCGCCCGGGCGGCCGACACCGCCCGGTACTTCGGCTCCACCGTCGGCCGTTACGCCAACCGCATCGCACACGGCCGGTTCTCCCTGGACGGGAAGCCGTATCAGCTGACCACGCAGGAGAACGGCCACTGCCTGCACGGCGGCACCGACGGCTTCGACACCCGCCTCTGGGAAGCCGAGAGCGTGCACACACGGGAGTGGACCGGGGTGCTCCTGCGCCTGCGGAGCCCGGACGGCGACCAGGGATTTCCGGGAAACCTCGACGTCACCGTCAGCGTTCTCATCGGCCGCGACGACGAACTCGCCTTCACGTACCGGGCGGTCACCGACGCGGCCACCCTGGTCAACCTGACCAACCACGCGTACTTCAACCTCGACGGCGAGGGCGCGGGCGACATCCTCGGCCACGAACTCGCCGTGCACGCCTCCCACTACACGCCGGTCGACGACGACCTCCTTCCCCGCGGGGACCACCGCCCCGTCGCCGGCGCCGCGTTCGACCTCCGCCGGCCGCTGAGGATCGCCGACGCCCTGGCCCGCCCCGGCGCGGACGGCGGGTACGACCACAACTTCGTCCTGAGCCCGCAGGGCGACGACACCCTCCGCCGCGCCGCCGTCCTCCACGCGCCGTCCACCGGCCGCCGCATGGAGGTGCTGACCACGGAGCCCGGACTGCAGGTGTACACCGCGGGGCAGTTCGACGGAACGGTCCTCGGCAAGAGCGGTACGCCCTACCGGGCGGGCGCCGGCATCGCGCTGGAGACCCAGCACTTCCCCGACTCCCCGAACCGCCCCGGTGACCCTTCCACGGTGCTGCGCCCCGGCGAGGAGTACCGGTCGAGGACGGTCCTGCGGTTCGGCACGGGCGGCTGA
- the mmsB gene encoding multiple monosaccharide ABC transporter permease, whose translation MSTDVSTKSTTPAPPGRGAPSTGAPLARVLLDGVRRNMRQYGMLFALALIVLLFQIWTGGDLLLPRNVSNLVLQNSYILILAIGMMIVIISGHIDLSVGSLMALVGGIGAVLMVQHHVAWPVAVLLTLLLGAVAGALQGFFIAYVGIPSFIVTLAGMLLFRGLTEIFLKGQTLGPFPDGLQKVANGFLPEVGPETNYHNGTLLLGLGLVAYVVFQEVRDRRRQRAFALEPLPTGLFALKLTALVAAVVVTTLLLASYKGAPVVLLILAALLVGFGYVMRNAVIGRHVYAIGGNLPAAKLSGVKDKKVTFAVFLNMGMLAALAGLVFAARFNAASPKAGVNFELEAIAAAFIGGASMSGGVGTVLGAIIGGLVLGVLNNGMNLVGVGTDWQQVIKGLVLLAAVGFDVWNKRRAGA comes from the coding sequence ATGAGCACCGACGTCAGCACGAAATCGACCACGCCCGCGCCCCCGGGCCGCGGGGCTCCGTCCACCGGGGCACCGCTGGCCCGGGTGCTCCTGGACGGCGTACGGCGGAACATGCGCCAGTACGGGATGCTCTTCGCGCTCGCCCTGATCGTGCTCCTGTTCCAGATCTGGACGGGTGGCGACCTCCTGCTGCCGCGGAACGTCTCCAACCTGGTGCTGCAGAACAGCTACATCCTCATCCTGGCCATCGGCATGATGATCGTCATCATCTCCGGGCACATCGACCTGTCCGTGGGCTCCCTGATGGCCCTGGTCGGCGGCATCGGGGCGGTGCTCATGGTCCAGCACCATGTGGCCTGGCCCGTCGCGGTGCTCCTCACCCTGCTGCTGGGCGCCGTCGCCGGAGCCCTGCAGGGCTTCTTCATCGCGTACGTCGGCATACCGTCGTTCATCGTGACCCTCGCCGGCATGCTGCTGTTCCGCGGGCTCACGGAGATCTTCCTCAAGGGCCAGACGCTCGGCCCGTTCCCGGACGGACTGCAGAAGGTCGCCAACGGCTTCCTGCCGGAGGTGGGGCCGGAGACCAACTACCACAACGGGACCCTGCTCCTCGGCCTGGGACTGGTCGCCTACGTGGTGTTCCAGGAGGTGCGCGACCGCCGTCGCCAGCGCGCGTTCGCTCTGGAGCCGCTTCCCACGGGCCTGTTCGCGCTGAAGCTGACGGCACTGGTCGCCGCCGTCGTGGTCACCACCCTGCTGCTCGCGAGCTACAAGGGCGCCCCCGTGGTGCTCCTGATCCTGGCCGCGCTGCTGGTCGGCTTCGGTTACGTGATGCGCAACGCGGTGATCGGCCGCCACGTGTACGCGATCGGGGGGAACCTGCCGGCCGCCAAGCTGTCCGGGGTCAAGGACAAGAAGGTGACCTTCGCCGTGTTCCTCAACATGGGAATGCTCGCGGCGCTCGCCGGGCTCGTCTTTGCCGCGCGCTTCAACGCGGCCTCGCCGAAGGCGGGCGTGAACTTCGAACTGGAGGCCATCGCCGCCGCGTTCATCGGCGGGGCGTCGATGAGCGGTGGAGTCGGGACCGTCCTGGGAGCCATCATCGGCGGCCTGGTCCTCGGCGTCCTCAACAACGGCATGAACCTCGTCGGGGTGGGCACCGACTGGCAGCAGGTCATCAAGGGCCTCGTGCTGCTCGCGGCGGTCGGCTTCGACGTGTGGAACAAGCGCAGGGCGGGTGCCTGA
- the mmsA gene encoding multiple monosaccharide ABC transporter ATP-binding protein: MRSIVKTFPGVRALSDVTLSVERGEVHALCGENGAGKSTLMKVLSGVHPHGTYEGEILFEGEPCRFKDIRASEQRGIVIIHQELALVPYLSIAENVFLGNEPSRRGVIDWNEALRRASELLRRVGLDEHPETRVADIGVGKQQLVEIAKALAKDVRLLILDEPTAALNDEDSAKLLRLMRELKSQGITSIIISHKLNEIARIADSVTILRDGRSIETLDVRDPATTEERIIRGMVGRDLDSRFPDRTPYEGPADAGPVLEIRDWTVRHPLDRGRKAVDGVSLQVRRGEIVGVAGLMGAGRTELAMSVFGRSYGHYERGTVLKDGREVRTRTVPEAVAQGIAYVTEDRKHYGLNLGDSVSRNISLASLGALARRGVVDGHEERKVAERYRRTMNIKAPNVLEPVGRLSGGNQQKVVLSKWILAGPDVLILDEPTRGVDVGAKFEIYTVIDRLAAEGKAILLISSELPELLGMCDRIYTMAAGRLTGEVAREDATQEVLMRHMTQDTPAPPAVTAGAASSEGHQA; this comes from the coding sequence ATGCGGTCCATCGTCAAGACCTTCCCCGGGGTCAGAGCACTGTCCGACGTGACCCTGTCCGTGGAGCGCGGCGAGGTGCACGCCCTGTGCGGAGAGAACGGTGCCGGCAAGTCGACGCTCATGAAGGTCCTGTCCGGCGTCCACCCGCACGGCACCTACGAGGGAGAGATCCTCTTCGAGGGCGAGCCGTGCCGGTTCAAGGACATCAGGGCAAGTGAACAGCGCGGCATCGTCATCATCCACCAGGAGCTCGCGCTCGTCCCCTATCTGTCGATCGCCGAGAACGTCTTCCTCGGCAACGAGCCGTCCCGGCGCGGGGTCATCGACTGGAACGAGGCGCTGCGCCGTGCTTCCGAACTGCTCAGGCGCGTCGGGCTCGACGAGCACCCCGAGACCCGGGTCGCCGACATCGGTGTCGGCAAGCAGCAGCTCGTGGAGATCGCGAAGGCGCTGGCGAAGGACGTCCGCCTGCTGATCCTCGACGAGCCCACCGCGGCGCTGAACGACGAGGACAGTGCGAAGCTGCTGCGGCTGATGCGGGAGCTGAAGAGCCAGGGCATCACGTCGATCATCATCTCGCACAAGCTGAACGAGATCGCCCGGATCGCCGACTCCGTCACCATCCTGCGCGACGGGCGCTCCATCGAGACCCTCGACGTCAGGGATCCCGCCACCACCGAGGAACGCATCATCCGCGGCATGGTGGGGCGGGACCTCGACAGCCGGTTCCCCGACCGCACGCCGTACGAGGGCCCGGCCGACGCCGGCCCGGTCCTGGAGATCCGGGACTGGACCGTACGTCACCCCCTCGACCGCGGCCGCAAGGCCGTCGACGGGGTCTCGCTCCAGGTCCGCCGCGGGGAGATCGTCGGCGTCGCGGGACTCATGGGTGCCGGCCGGACCGAACTCGCGATGAGCGTCTTCGGCCGTTCCTACGGCCACTACGAGCGGGGCACCGTACTCAAGGACGGCCGTGAGGTACGGACGCGCACGGTCCCCGAGGCGGTCGCCCAGGGCATCGCGTACGTCACCGAGGACCGCAAGCACTACGGGCTGAACCTCGGGGACTCCGTGAGCCGGAACATCTCGCTCGCGTCCCTCGGCGCCCTCGCCCGCCGCGGCGTCGTCGACGGGCACGAGGAGCGCAAGGTGGCCGAACGGTACCGGCGGACGATGAACATCAAGGCTCCGAACGTCCTCGAGCCGGTCGGCCGCCTCTCCGGCGGCAACCAGCAGAAGGTCGTTCTCAGCAAGTGGATCCTCGCCGGGCCGGACGTCCTCATCCTCGACGAGCCCACCCGCGGGGTCGACGTGGGAGCCAAGTTCGAGATCTACACCGTGATCGACCGGCTCGCCGCCGAGGGCAAGGCGATTCTCCTCATCTCCTCCGAGCTGCCCGAACTGCTCGGCATGTGCGACCGCATCTACACCATGGCGGCGGGCCGGCTGACCGGCGAAGTCGCCCGCGAGGACGCCACCCAGGAAGTCCTGATGCGGCACATGACACAGGACACCCCCGCACCACCGGCGGTCACCGCAGGCGCCGCCTCCAGCGAAGGACACCAGGCATGA
- the chvE gene encoding multiple monosaccharide ABC transporter substrate-binding protein, whose product MKKFRSASALLAVTTGCALLLTACGQNSEGGSQESKDTKDLTIGIAMPTKSSERWIADGRNMTESLKKAGFATTLQYGEDDPDQQVAQIENMITQGVDALVVAAINGEALSNVLQQAADAHIPVISYDRLILGSPHVDYYASFDNEKVGELQATYIVEKLGLKAGSKKGPFNIELFAGSNDDNNTKYFFNGAMKVLKPYLDKKQLVVRSQQTQLNQVTTLRWDGGTAQKRMDDLLTSAYSTARVDAVLSPYDGISIGILSALKSDDYGSAAKPLPVVTGQDAEVASVKSIIAGQQTQTVYKDTRALAQVAADMVTAVLAGKKPEINDDATYDNGKKVVPAFLLDPVSVDKSNYRKVLVDSGYIKAEELR is encoded by the coding sequence ATGAAGAAGTTCCGATCCGCATCCGCCCTCCTGGCCGTAACCACCGGCTGTGCCCTGCTCCTGACAGCCTGCGGGCAGAACAGCGAGGGCGGCAGCCAGGAGTCGAAGGACACGAAGGACCTCACCATCGGCATCGCGATGCCCACCAAGTCCTCCGAGCGGTGGATCGCCGACGGCCGCAACATGACCGAAAGCCTGAAGAAGGCCGGCTTCGCCACGACCCTGCAGTACGGCGAGGACGACCCCGACCAGCAGGTCGCCCAGATCGAGAACATGATCACCCAGGGCGTCGACGCCCTGGTCGTGGCCGCCATCAACGGCGAGGCCCTGTCCAACGTCCTGCAGCAGGCGGCCGACGCCCACATCCCGGTCATCTCCTACGACCGGCTCATCCTGGGCTCCCCGCACGTCGACTACTACGCCTCCTTCGACAACGAGAAGGTCGGCGAGCTCCAGGCCACGTACATCGTCGAGAAGCTGGGGCTGAAGGCCGGCTCGAAGAAGGGCCCCTTCAACATCGAGCTGTTCGCCGGGTCCAACGACGACAACAACACCAAGTACTTCTTCAACGGCGCCATGAAGGTGCTGAAGCCCTACCTCGACAAGAAGCAGCTCGTCGTACGGTCCCAGCAGACCCAGCTCAACCAGGTCACCACGCTGCGCTGGGACGGAGGGACGGCGCAGAAGCGCATGGACGACCTGCTGACCTCCGCGTACTCCACCGCCCGGGTCGACGCCGTGCTCTCCCCCTACGACGGCATCTCCATCGGCATCCTGTCCGCCCTGAAGTCCGACGACTACGGGAGCGCCGCCAAGCCGCTGCCGGTCGTCACCGGCCAGGACGCGGAGGTCGCCTCCGTGAAGTCGATCATCGCGGGCCAGCAGACGCAGACCGTCTACAAGGACACCCGCGCACTCGCGCAGGTCGCGGCCGACATGGTGACGGCCGTACTCGCCGGCAAGAAGCCCGAGATCAACGACGACGCCACGTACGACAACGGCAAGAAGGTGGTCCCCGCCTTCCTGCTCGACCCGGTCAGCGTCGACAAGTCGAACTACCGGAAGGTCCTGGTCGACTCGGGCTACATCAAGGCCGAGGAACTGCGGTGA
- a CDS encoding LacI family DNA-binding transcriptional regulator: MAHPAEDVRPPTMADVAREAGVSHQTVSRVLSDHPNVRAATREQVTLAIERLGYRRNSAARALVTRRTRTLGVIAVNTALYGPASTLTGLEEAAREQGYLVSTVSLRTGEGQGLKDAIDHLASWGVEGVVAITPQRSHVQALAELDAPFPVVTVEGGHQLDLPGVSLDQELGARMVTEHLLAAGHGNVWHVAGPDDWLESEARTAGWRTVLEESGIRPPRVLTGDWSPLSGYRAGQELAGLALARRGATPVTAVFVANDQMALGVLRALREGGIRTPGQVAVAGFDDIPEAEFFPPPLTTVRQDFAAIGRRSIGLLVDHIEGRARKAEHLLVEPQLIMRASTRPSNES; this comes from the coding sequence GTGGCGCATCCCGCGGAAGACGTCCGCCCGCCGACGATGGCCGACGTCGCACGCGAGGCGGGGGTCTCCCACCAGACCGTCTCCCGGGTGCTGAGCGATCACCCCAACGTGCGCGCGGCCACCCGGGAACAGGTCACCCTCGCCATCGAGCGGCTCGGCTACCGTCGCAACTCCGCCGCCCGCGCCCTGGTGACGCGCCGTACGAGGACGCTGGGCGTCATCGCCGTCAACACCGCCCTGTACGGCCCCGCCAGCACCCTGACCGGCCTGGAGGAGGCGGCCAGGGAGCAGGGCTACCTCGTCTCGACCGTCAGTCTGCGCACCGGAGAGGGACAGGGGCTCAAGGACGCCATCGACCACCTCGCGTCCTGGGGCGTGGAGGGCGTCGTCGCCATCACCCCGCAACGCTCGCACGTGCAGGCGCTCGCCGAACTGGACGCGCCCTTCCCCGTGGTCACCGTGGAGGGCGGTCATCAGCTCGACCTTCCCGGGGTCTCCCTCGACCAGGAACTCGGCGCCCGCATGGTCACGGAGCACCTGCTCGCCGCCGGCCACGGCAACGTCTGGCACGTGGCGGGTCCCGACGACTGGCTGGAGAGCGAGGCCCGCACCGCGGGATGGCGCACCGTCCTGGAAGAGAGCGGCATCCGCCCCCCGCGCGTACTGACGGGGGACTGGAGCCCGCTGTCCGGGTACCGCGCGGGACAGGAACTCGCGGGACTCGCCCTGGCCCGCCGCGGGGCGACACCGGTCACGGCCGTCTTCGTCGCCAACGACCAGATGGCGCTCGGCGTCCTGCGGGCGCTGCGGGAGGGCGGGATCCGCACCCCCGGGCAGGTCGCCGTCGCCGGATTCGACGACATCCCGGAGGCCGAGTTCTTCCCTCCGCCGCTGACGACGGTCCGCCAGGACTTCGCCGCCATCGGGCGCCGGAGCATCGGGCTCCTGGTGGACCACATCGAGGGTCGCGCCCGGAAGGCCGAGCACCTCCTGGTGGAACCCCAGCTCATCATGCGCGCGAGCACGCGGCCCTCGAACGAGTCCTGA
- the araB gene encoding ribulokinase — translation MTTRTPSGPAAPQHPEACTIGVDFGTLSGRAVVVRVRDGAELGSAVHEYRHAVIEDHLPSTGAPLPPDWALQHPEDWRDVLRTAVPAALADAGVDPDRVIGIATDFTACTVLPTTPDGTPLALTPEWADRPHAWPKLWKHHAAQEQADRINALAHARGEKWIARYGGKISSEWQYAKALQLLEEDPAVYAACARWIEAADWIVWQLTGTESRNTCTAGYKGIHQDGTYPSPAFLAGLHPDFADFPATRLEHPLSPLGSRVGTLSGRAAHWTGLPEGIAVAAGNVDAHVAAPAAGAVENGRMLAIMGTSTCHVLNGATLAEVPGICGVVDGGIVEGAYGYEAGQSAVGDIFAWWLRQGVPDHYRAEAEESGEDLHGLLTRKAADQPVGAHGLVALDWMNGNRSTLVDHHLSGVIAGLTLDTRPEDVYRALLESTAYGTRMIVETFEGGGIPVEEFIVTGGLKKNALLMQIYADVLRRPVSVGTSEQGPALGSAIHAAVAAGAYPDVRSAASVMGSVQRHAYVPDPARADAYDALFQEYRALHDHFGTGADLLLHRLRRIRNTARLVTTG, via the coding sequence GTGACCACACGCACCCCTTCCGGCCCCGCAGCCCCGCAGCATCCCGAGGCATGCACCATCGGAGTCGACTTCGGCACCCTCTCCGGGCGCGCCGTCGTGGTCAGGGTCCGGGACGGCGCAGAACTCGGTTCGGCGGTCCACGAGTACCGTCACGCGGTCATCGAGGACCACCTTCCCTCCACCGGCGCCCCCCTGCCCCCCGACTGGGCCCTGCAGCACCCCGAGGACTGGCGCGACGTCCTGCGTACCGCCGTACCCGCGGCGCTCGCCGACGCCGGAGTCGACCCGGACCGCGTCATCGGCATCGCCACCGACTTCACCGCCTGCACGGTCCTGCCGACCACCCCGGACGGCACCCCGCTCGCCCTGACGCCCGAGTGGGCCGACCGCCCGCACGCCTGGCCCAAGCTGTGGAAGCACCACGCGGCCCAGGAGCAGGCCGACCGCATCAATGCCCTCGCCCACGCCCGCGGTGAGAAGTGGATCGCACGGTACGGCGGCAAGATCTCCTCCGAGTGGCAGTACGCCAAGGCCCTCCAGCTCCTCGAAGAGGACCCCGCCGTCTACGCCGCCTGCGCCCGCTGGATCGAGGCGGCCGACTGGATCGTCTGGCAGCTGACCGGCACCGAGTCCCGCAACACCTGCACCGCCGGCTACAAGGGCATCCACCAGGACGGGACGTACCCCTCGCCCGCCTTCCTCGCCGGACTCCACCCGGACTTCGCCGACTTCCCCGCCACCCGCCTGGAGCACCCCCTGTCCCCGCTGGGCTCCCGCGTCGGCACCCTGAGCGGCCGGGCCGCGCACTGGACCGGTCTTCCCGAGGGCATCGCCGTCGCGGCGGGCAACGTCGACGCCCACGTGGCCGCACCCGCGGCGGGCGCCGTGGAGAACGGCCGGATGCTCGCCATCATGGGCACCTCCACCTGCCACGTGCTCAACGGCGCCACCCTCGCCGAGGTCCCCGGCATCTGCGGGGTCGTCGACGGCGGCATCGTCGAGGGCGCCTACGGTTACGAGGCCGGTCAGAGCGCGGTCGGCGACATCTTCGCCTGGTGGCTCCGCCAGGGCGTCCCGGACCACTACCGCGCCGAGGCCGAGGAGTCGGGCGAGGACCTCCACGGACTCCTGACCCGCAAGGCCGCGGACCAGCCGGTCGGCGCGCACGGCCTGGTCGCCCTGGACTGGATGAACGGCAACCGTTCCACCCTGGTCGACCACCACCTCTCCGGCGTCATCGCCGGCCTCACCCTCGACACCCGCCCCGAAGACGTCTACCGGGCCCTGCTCGAATCCACCGCGTACGGCACCCGGATGATCGTCGAGACCTTCGAGGGCGGCGGCATCCCCGTCGAGGAGTTCATCGTCACCGGGGGACTGAAGAAGAACGCGCTGCTCATGCAGATCTACGCCGACGTGCTCCGCCGCCCCGTCTCCGTCGGCACCTCCGAGCAGGGGCCGGCGCTCGGCTCCGCCATCCACGCCGCCGTCGCCGCGGGCGCCTACCCCGACGTCCGCTCCGCCGCTTCCGTGATGGGCAGCGTCCAGCGCCACGCGTACGTGCCCGATCCCGCCCGGGCGGACGCCTACGACGCGCTGTTCCAGGAGTACCGCGCCCTGCACGACCACTTCGGTACCGGAGCGGACCTCCTCCTGCACCGCCTGCGACGCATCCGCAACACCGCCCGCCTCGTCACCACCGGCTGA